The Apium graveolens cultivar Ventura chromosome 10, ASM990537v1, whole genome shotgun sequence nucleotide sequence AATAAACCCCTAGTAATGAGATATTTTATTATTAAAGTTATTACTAATTTACAATTACCTTGCTTAATTTAAAAGTATTAGTAATGCATAATTAAAGTGGTCAAGATGTGCAATCGTAATATTCAACAAAGTAGAAATTACACTACAattaatataagtttattttttaagaaaatattatttttttaattcaacgtttatgttgatttaatatcattgccaatgtcttaattcattaactaaaatTGATCTCGGCCGTGTACTTAGCTTTTAATCTTCTCTATtatacaaaattaattttataagatgtgagataattgtcaattcataaattaaaattgacataatctatttagtttttaacATATTGAAAAAAAACTTAATTTAATTGATCATTTTTATTTTCAGAACATAAAAGatttttgttattttcttcttatatatatatatatatatatatgtatctgAAATACACCATTAAAATTGATATCTTTTAATATTGGTTAAAGATAAAGTCACATGTGTatgtatgtaaattattatttattatatttttcgaGTAAATTATGTTGGTCTCGTTTATTTATATGCTAGATATCTTGGTCATGTATATATCTAATTGTTATTCAATAAATTACTCAAATCACATGTATTTATGACTATTCAACAattataattatctaataaataaattacaattatttatatgtCGTATTCGTAGTCGAAATAGCACTCACAATCAAACAATATATATTTTTACTCAATAGAGCATCAGTCATGGATGTgacataaatataatttatatatcgTAAAGACTAACTACTGATATTTAGAAGTTTTTTCTTTCAAGAATCTGAAGATAAATTTGTACAAATATCATCATTCAAATTATTTTGAAGTTATTTAATGATTATTTAATGATTACAAATTTATAATAAAAGTAATAGGATAAtatgtggtcgtaatttagtagaataagtagactaaatctagtagtttaacaatttagtagtttagcggatatataacattatttattaattttttaataatatgataaatTGTGGTCGTAGTTTATTAGGATAAGTAGACTAtgtctagtagtttaacaatttagtaatTGAACGAATACATAACactatttaattattattttaataaccaaaattaggggATAACTGTTACCAAATTATATCTTAttcggttattatagtatagtatagatttatCACATTTTAGTATTATTAATATAATTGTTaagtatttttaataaatttattttcctTTTAATTCGTTTTAAATAGAAcatatattaataatattttaagtactttctcaaaaaaaaaatattttaagtaaTTCACTTTTTACTAATTCTTACATTATTTGCATGTTAAGAAAATATTACAGGGAATGAATAGAATAACTTAATGTGAAATATTACTTCTAGTATCTTGCTTGTGTTTAACATAGTTGCTGATGTAACCTGACAACAGAGTCGGCATTACGGGGAGTTTCCCAGTTATTTGCCTAGGGACTCCAATAATATAGGGGCCtccaatatatatacatacaagtagtattaatatttataattattaattattaattatattcaataaaattattaaaataatatctATTCTTCTCCCGTATACACCAGTTTAGAAATCTGGACAGTACTTTAACTTTAGGCCCATTCAATACAATAAGAAAGATTATAGCCCAATAAATTAGTATAATGTTTACAATATTTTAAATCACTTTAAGTCTTTAATATAACCAAAAAGGTAGAAAACCTAATACGCTCAATTGAGCAAATATAGAACCAACAAGAGCAGCAAAGGTAATATATAGTGACCTCTTCAATTCTTTTATACTTTggtattttaaattcaaaactaaTTTACTATACTAGATACTACATATTTTTGATTCTTTGTAGTATATTACAGGTGTTAGCATAATGACGGGTAAAAGGAAGTATGATTCAGGATGTTTTAACAGAAAGAAAAAAGTCATGGTCTGATACATGATGGGAAAGTCATATTTCTAGCGTCAAGGCAATAAGATTCCAAGTTCCACAAATAAGAGATGCATTATTCCATCTAGTTGAACATAGTGATGATGCCACCACCACAAGTGATGCAAGTTCTTTAGttaattttgatcttcaaaacttTGATTTTCTTGTGGGCATGGTTATTTGGTTTGAGATTCTACAGAAAGTGAATAAAGTTAGTAAAATTCTCCAAAGTAAGGATATGGATATTGATGCATGTATTACTGTATTACAAGGTCTCATACACTTTTTTGAAGAGTACAGGAACAATGGTTTCGAAAATACAAAAGATGAAGCTGTAAAGATTGCTCTAGAAATGGGGGTGGAACCAACTTTTCGTGAAACTCGTGTTTGCAGAAAAAAGAGGTTCATTAATGAGAGTACAAGTGATGAACCAATTCAAGTTGCTGAAGATTTTTTTCATGTGAATTACTTTTACACATTGTTGATACCGCTCTATCTTCGCTCAACACAAGATTTGAGCAATTTAAAAAATATGATGATATTTTTGGGTATTTATTTAACTTGAGCAGGTTGAGAAAAATGGAGGATGAGAGCATCAAGAATGCTTGTGTTGCACTTGAGACTTATTTGAAAGATGGGGACGACTCAAATATAGATGGAGTTAAATTATTTTCAGAGTTGCAGCTGCTGAGAAAATCATTACCAGGGAACTTAACTAAACCGATTGAAGTGCTGGACTATATCAAGCAAATCATGTTGCTTTTCCTAATACATGGGTTGCTTACAGGATCATACTGACTATACCGGTTACAGTAGTTACTGCAGAAAGAAGTTTCTCTAAGCTGAAGTTGATAAAGAATTATCTTCGATCAACTATGTCACAAGAGAGATTGAACGGCTTAGCTATGTTGTCTGTTGAGAAGCAAATGTTGGCTAAATTGGATATTGGTGATTTAATTAGAGATTTTGCACATTCAAAAGTAAGAAGaataataacttcttagctttaACTTGAACTATTTTAAGTAAGAAGAATAACAACTTCTTAGCTTTAACTTGAACTATTTTTATACTTTATTTATTAGTTAAGAATTATTTTTACTACTGCAAATTTTTCATGTGATTTTAGTTCAATTTTAGATTTTGGTTCCAAAATACTAGGGCCTCCGAAATCCTGGAGACGGCTCTTCCTGACAAGCTCCATCATTTATCATTTCTCAAATAATATTGTTAATCATGATGACTATATCACATTAACTGCTTATACCGTGCAAATTATACCCGGCAATATTTCGTGTCGTGTATAAACGTTCCGTGTATTTTTATGTATTTTCATGTACTAAACTTTAAACCTGAACTCGATCCGGAATTTGATTCGTGTACCAATTTGGTGACACTAATCCCGAACTAATATATTCCTGTTTATCCGCTTTAGTACACTAAAGTATACGGATTATATACCAAAAAAAATAATTGTAAAAAAATACTGTAGATAATTAAATGGTCTTGAATAGTGAACAACAAAAGTTCCTAATAAAAAAACATGAAACAAGTGAAAATGTTCTTGTGTACAACAAACTAGAAATTGTTCTACGTTCAAAAGAAATTAAAAACATAAAGTCAACGACTTGCTTGTTTTTTTTGCATCCACGGCCATGAAACTAAAATAAATAGCATATATTTAGTTTACCATTAAAATGTCTTAAAAAGAAATTAACAAACTTAGTTTACCGATAACAAATGTCCTAATCCTAGGCGGCATATAAACAATAGGCGGTGGTTAAACGCCCTGATTTGGACCTAAACggtgatttaggcgttttttttttaaaatcggGATTAGGCAGTCTaggcggtcaaaaatcggtcCTAGGCGAAAAATAATTAAAggaaaaaaaattatgtttttattattttaatttcataatttcacacaatatcatgtcaatttctAGTATAAATTATTGGTAAGAAGTAACaagtaatctaatatatttattttctcatTTAAAATATGAAAATGACATATTGTAATTAGTTTAAAAGtgtaaattaaaatatatttaatattggaaactcaataattagtacataaagaatgtcaaatgtgtagatattgtttaataccattctaatttCTATACTGAAACAAATATTTATCATATTGATTATTATATAatcataaaaattaaaaataatatttaaattcttccgattaatgttccgattaatcTTCAATTTgccgattaatctctcgaaggtacCCTCGCCGTTCTGGCACGCCTAGCGATTTCTGGAACACTGACGTAAAGTATACGACATATACTTGCTAAAATCATGGTCCACTCATATGTTAATCTTTTCTTGAAGTAAATTACTTATTTATTCATGACGATCAAACTGTACCATCAAAACTCGGTTAATCTAATTATATATACTCTAATTATATATATGTGATATAATGACACATTAACTGCCTTACATCAAGAATTTTTTTGTTAAGTCACAagtattattaaaatattgatgATCTTTTATTTAAGTTTTAGCTATATATTTTGAAATCCTGATTCTTATGTATTACTACATCATACAAATTTCCGATTTTATCAATTACTCTTCGAAAATTACGTGATTGGTCCcgattttaaattcaaataatttctatgCGTTGTTCCTAATCagtatattataaataaattattatatgtaaaattgaatttcaattaaatttaaataacaataaattatataatttgatatatatatatatatattaatttataaattatgaTTCTTATAAggatattaaaataaatattataatacatccgattttatttataaattataaatgtTACAAggatattaaaataaatattaaaatacatTCACTTTTTCTTCGATTAATCACTAATCTCCGATTAACCTTAAATCGACATATTGACCAATATATTTCCATTCCCGATTTTTATAATATTGCTCATACCAAGTAAAAGTAAAAccattatttattaattaagtaaatacTGCATCAATGTAATAGAGTACATCAATGTGTCGTTCAtagtaaaaaaaatattattatttacgttacttttcggcacgCTTTTTAATACTCGTTTGAAGTATAATTTCAtgtatattttttaatttttttctgaataaaaatttaatatttaaatttttattaaaaaatttaaatttaaaaacatattatgaaactatactttataaaAATCTCAAAATACGTGAACGTAAACATAACACGGGACGGAAGGagtattattttaaatattcaacaaaaattaacaaaaaaaaagtTTTCCTAAAGATTTCACACATACAAAACATACGTACACTTGCGGGAGCCCCGGGCAGGACGTACTTACAAGTCAATTAATACTAGGTCTACACATACGTGAGCTCAACACGCAATAACCTGATCTATAATCGAAACTAGATTTTTTTAGTAATTAAATTAGTTTGAGCTATTCAAACTTCCCAATTTACCTAACTTATTTGCCGAGCTTAGCTACCCACACATCAGATTAGCTCATCTCATCAGTTTGGATTATAAAAGTTTTAGTTAGGTGACCGAGTACACATCTCGATTGTATTGCATATAATACAATGCAAGTAAAAAACATGTTTTCTTCACAACCATGTGTCGAGTACTACGGTTCAATCGAAAATTCACAAAATTCAACTCGACAAAAGTAATATAGGTTCGTCACGTTTATGAATCGATCGATCGATATGACACTTCGTTGTTTATGTTGGTATTGTTGAGTCGGTAAGCCCTTCTCTAACAGAACTACACCTGCAGGCTGCACGATTAGTCTTAAACTTCTCAATTTCCTCATTATAAAATATTATAGCTCAATAACATTGTAATTTGTAAATGCATAAAAATGCATTTGTAGGAACATTTTTAATACGCATCACTTTCCATGTGTCAATATTATACTCTTTCTCTTTGTAAGAAGTCCACTTTTTAGTTAAAATCTTATCATAAtcaaatatattaatatattatctCTGCTGCAAATTAAAGATCATGTGTACTGTCCCAACTATATGTGTTATATATAGGACTATATATCTCTCTACTATTCAAGATTTTAGTGGGATTTTTTATCAGACCCAGATAAGCAAATTGGAACAACTAATCGTCTTGGCATGATaaaaaaaaacaaatcaaatagtCCTTTTTATTTATAATCATATGTTCGTACCAGCTTAATTAAGCTAATACGAACGAGTCTTCGTATGGCTGAAAATTCCAATCACACATCCATTTAGTCGAAAATTAATGATCTCTTAGTACACTTGTCATACCCaagtaatataatatatattttacaaTGTTTAAACATTATCTATATTATATAATAGCAAGTAGTTTGCAGAATAACAAACAAAAACAAAAGATATAATGTCATTAATTAAAGGCATTATAGTGGTAGATACAGGTATTAGTATTATAATGGGGGGAACGTGACATTGAAGAAAGAATCAATTTGACAATCTCTATCGAACGAAATCGTTTATATATAATTAACAAACGCAAAGCAGATATCTATCTCAATTAAAAAGTCATAATGAGAAAGAGTCGAGCAAAACCTTTTCATCTCTCCCTTACGTTTAGCATTTTGCCCGCTCCACTCTATCTCTAATTTATTTTGACACCTTAAACAATTTGGTACAGTACATTGTTATTATCATTACTCCCTTGTACGTATCGACACCTTGACTAATGTATCAATGTGTTAGCTTGCCATTTCGAAAAACATTGCCTATACCTAATTCAATAATAGTGTGTACCTAAGGCAAGATGTGATCTTTTTTGACAATCATTTAAATATAATTCATAATCCATAACAAATTATTCACTCCGTTTTATTTCATGTAAACCACTTTTTTCTTGGGCAAAAAAGAATGGATCTTCTTTTTATAATACTCATTTTTCAAGGTTATTAAAACTACAGTATTGTACTTTTTTAACATTAACAATCTTATTATAAAAATAAAGTTAAACATCAACATTTTAAAACGCGTGCAAATTTGGAGAAAGAAAGAATATATAGGGATTGACCGGACAGGTCCTAGAGGGGACTATGAACAATCTGAATTAAACAGATTGTAAATAGAAAGTAACAAAAGAAAAACAACAATCAATCTTCTCTAACTCTAAGCATGATATATACAAGTGGACTGATACCAAGGAGAATGATGCAATTTAGTACAAATATCCACTAAAATGTTATCAAAAATCTGGGCAGGCTGCATGATGGTCTTGTTGTGCAACCGAGCTAGCATTCCGTTCCCTCCAGATGTGATAGGCAAACACCTGAGCTATGAGGAAGGCTCGTTGTTGGTGATATCCTCAACATTTAATATGTTGTATTATAACAAGTGTTCTTACAAATATCCTCTGTCGTCCTCATTAATCACTGTTAGGCAGGAAAACAAATAGATGGAGAGAAAATCggattaaaatttgatttttacaaaaatttgtgtgaaatcaaaaaaaattatattaatagGTAAAAAATCGGGTTAATTAATGGGTCAAAAATCGGGCtcatttataaaaaaattaatatatatatatataaataaataaacttgaaaagtatatatttgtaaaaatttttaagaaaaatattattcTAGTATACATAATTACTATTTTAAATGGTTAAATGGTGAACTTTCTTAATTTTTCATCTCAAATTGAACTCAATTCATAAATTATATCTTAAAATTTATATTTActttaataatattatatttttaaatttatttgtatatatataataataattgtatatgtataattataccaataaaatagttatatatattaatattaatataaatatatataatatgaaATTAATTTTGATTAATGGCCCAATTAATAATTTTGATTAATTCCCGATTACTCAATTAATCGTTGGACGTAGCTCCACCGACGATTCcaatttttacaattttttttaattttattctaTTATATTAATGTATTAAAATAGTTATGTTTGGatactattttcttatttattttagtCAATAAGTATGGCCCAAAATACTATCGACATTTCAACTAACCCAAAATACAATTATACAAActattattataataaattttataatatttttgtaTAATATACTTTCATAAAATACTATTTTcagtaatttataatttaaaatttatgcTATGAATTTTTTATTCATGTATTTAATTgttatattaaaattttgaattttttaaaaataattataacttataagttatgattACTGTAAATAGCATATAATTAAAATTATCCAAATACCTAAATAATTTATAAGTAACTATATTTATATCACTTACGTTTTTTAAAAAATCCTAAAGGTGCCCATTGGTTGGGGACATAAGCCtgtattatttaattaattaattattgtACTCAGATGTGCTTGCAACTAATTAAAAAGCACATAACTAAAGTTTGTACCGGTAAAAGCTTAGGTTATGAAGTTAAAAGTTGGGTACAGTGTTTAGACAATTGATCACTTCCGTGATCTTCAAAACAGAGGCTGCTCATTGACTTTCTAAGTGTATTAAAAGCGGTATCATCATTTCGGGGATGAGCTGCCAAATGGATATATATGATCACTTGAACACATTTACTTGgtagtattattattattacacgTTAACAGAAATATTACAGGAACATGCATGATTAATAATTATAACGGGATATGCGTTTGAACAATTTGGACCTCCAGGCTGGCAGGCTCCATGAATAAGTAACATTCTATCATGTCATTAGACTGCAATTAGGgcactaaatatatatatagagtaGTATATATTATTCATTACATTGCATCATATATGTTACCTAGACCAATTTTGTTCAATGTACGTACGTGTTGTAATTGGTAAGTAACATGAATAAATCTTGTACGGGGGCGGCCCACAGACTCATATAGAAATTAAGAAAAGAAGAAAACATAAGCACACATGCTCGGGAAAGAATTGGAATTTTGAAAAGTAAATGACAAAGAAAAGAAGAATATATTTTCTTTTTAGGGAAGAGAAAAAGAAACATAAACATGCATGTAAtgcaaaattaaaaaaaaaatacaatattatatatattatttttatttttaaagttTTGTACAGAAATACGTCATTGAACTAATTTTCCCTGCATAAATATTAGGAAAATTATATTAACTTTATACTTTTAGGTCATTTTTCTAGAAGTATATTGTTGTTTCACTTTTATTTTGTTATAATAAAGATCAAATTTCGATCAAAAATTATGTAAATTTTATAATAAAGAATGCTTACACAAATAACATAATTAGATAACGTAACAAAATCACTTTCAAATGTATtgttttatttaaattttattaatttgaaaattaaaagaTGAAAAAGGACTAATATTTGGAGGAAATAATCACATACATACAGAGGCGGGTTTAAAGGGGTCCTGGCccctgaattttaaaatataatccGAGTAGTATGTTGAATATAAGCCTTAATAGTGTTGTAGAGTTGGTTGGAGACCGGGGTTTTCTAATTGTGTGTTGCAAAAGAGAACCTTTATTTCTTTCTTTGTGGTCTTCCTGATTTCCTTTATTCCTTTTTTTTCTTCAATTAT carries:
- the LOC141691518 gene encoding uncharacterized protein LOC141691518, with protein sequence MDIDACITVLQGLIHFFEEYRNNGFENTKDEAVKIALEMGVEPTFRETRVCRKKRFINESTSDEPIQVAEDFFHVNYFYTLLRKMEDESIKNACVALETYLKDGDDSNIDGVKLFSEIILTIPVTVVTAERSFSKLKLIKNYLRSTMSQERLNGLAMLSVEKQMLAKLDIGDLIRDFAHSKLRIIFTTANFSCDFSSILDFGSKILGPPKSWRRLFLTSSIIYHFSNNIVNHDDYITLTAYTVQIIPGNISCRV